A section of the Virgibacillus sp. NKC19-3 genome encodes:
- a CDS encoding lantibiotic protection ABC transporter ATP-binding protein, whose protein sequence is MSEYMLKTRKLEKVFKSEKVVTNINVHVKHGEIYGLLGLNGAGKSTLMKIICGIFRPSSGEIMFAGHKWNRKDLHEIGSLIEGPAIYGNLTAYDNLKIFCLQEGIPLTEISPVLVRIHLANTGKKKVKNFSLGMKQRLGIAMALIKKPKLLVLDEPSNGLDPMGIQELRQLFNELKKDGITIMISSHILSEIQLMSDTIGIIHNGTLEYEKANNHEEDLEKLFFDITVSQRGGMLS, encoded by the coding sequence ATGTCTGAATATATGTTAAAGACAAGAAAATTGGAAAAAGTTTTCAAGTCAGAGAAAGTAGTAACAAATATAAATGTGCATGTAAAACATGGTGAAATCTATGGGCTGCTTGGTCTGAACGGTGCTGGTAAATCAACCTTGATGAAAATAATATGTGGCATATTTAGACCATCGTCAGGCGAAATAATGTTCGCAGGTCATAAATGGAATAGAAAGGATTTACATGAAATTGGTTCTTTAATTGAGGGACCAGCTATTTATGGGAATTTAACCGCCTATGACAATTTAAAAATATTTTGTTTACAAGAAGGTATTCCATTAACTGAAATTAGTCCTGTTTTGGTGAGAATTCATTTAGCGAACACTGGTAAGAAGAAAGTTAAAAACTTTTCTTTGGGCATGAAACAAAGGTTAGGCATTGCAATGGCTTTAATTAAAAAACCCAAATTATTAGTACTTGATGAGCCAAGTAACGGTCTTGATCCGATGGGAATTCAAGAGTTACGTCAATTATTTAATGAATTAAAAAAAGATGGTATTACAATAATGATATCGAGCCATATTTTATCTGAAATTCAGCTGATGTCAGATACAATTGGGATTATTCATAATGGTACTTTAGAATATGAAAAGGCGAATAATCATGAAGAGGATTTAGAAAAGTTATTCTTTGATATTACTGTTAGTCAAAGGGGAGGTATGCTGTCATGA
- a CDS encoding lantibiotic immunity ABC transporter MutE/EpiE family permease subunit: MTGYLKAERLKMKGSISIRLLLFIPLCFWLFAIYTSLFVTKSGNFNAYLGLIFNLWPLVFLPIGQAITCSLNISLEKKGGNYKSITSNNLSLSKTWYSKIINMLGYQLLSSIIIIVIAVGGSLFTFNEMPNVLSIIYTTFLITLAFLPLIPFNLVISQYFGTIITVITNLLGALISVTLLAPYSTFWLAPWGNMLRIPAATMGIHPNGTQIEPGSPLLDSSILGISIASSILYFILLSIVFAVVFKKKVMK, encoded by the coding sequence ATGACTGGGTATTTAAAAGCTGAACGCTTGAAAATGAAGGGATCTATATCTATACGATTGTTATTATTTATTCCGTTATGTTTCTGGCTATTCGCCATTTATACCTCGCTTTTTGTTACGAAGTCAGGAAATTTTAATGCTTATTTAGGCCTGATATTTAATCTATGGCCATTAGTGTTCTTGCCAATTGGTCAGGCGATTACATGTAGTTTAAATATTAGTTTGGAAAAAAAGGGTGGTAATTATAAATCGATAACCTCCAATAATTTATCGTTGTCTAAGACATGGTATTCTAAAATCATAAATATGCTGGGTTACCAACTGTTATCCTCCATCATTATTATCGTCATTGCTGTGGGAGGATCCCTATTTACTTTTAATGAGATGCCAAATGTTTTGTCTATTATCTATACAACTTTTTTAATTACGCTAGCCTTCTTGCCACTGATACCATTCAATTTAGTTATTTCGCAGTATTTCGGTACAATTATTACTGTAATAACTAACTTATTGGGAGCCTTAATTAGTGTAACTTTATTAGCACCTTACTCGACGTTTTGGTTGGCGCCTTGGGGAAATATGCTTCGAATCCCTGCCGCAACCATGGGAATTCATCCGAATGGTACCCAAATTGAACCTGGAAGCCCGTTATTAGATTCTTCTATATTAGGAATCAGTATTGCTAGCAGCATTCTCTACTTTATATTACTATCCATTGTATTCGCTGTTGTTTTTAAGAAAAAGGTGATGAAATGA
- a CDS encoding BsaG family lantibiotic immunity ABC transporter permease subunit, which yields MNLIKATTLKLIHTNWIIVMAALPILYGLLLYWYLGRFNDPEQVFFAYALYYNCLLPCGIALMISLYTQYEEQIGHFNHLLQLPRRAKWLMNMVFLSWLSVGISTFISCLPLWLLVGSTYNQYMMYYLLLSTLFSLPFIIILWFVALKMNMSLCLGMGIFSTLFLVLFGANSLGDTIWTYIPLLYGTRYLYVIDQSYEFSLFILSMFLLVSGSLLAAVIYWFNRWEGRTINE from the coding sequence ATGAATTTAATAAAAGCAACCACATTAAAATTAATTCATACAAATTGGATAATAGTAATGGCAGCTCTGCCAATTTTATATGGGCTGCTATTATATTGGTATTTAGGCAGGTTTAATGACCCTGAGCAAGTATTTTTTGCGTACGCATTATATTATAATTGCTTGTTGCCTTGTGGGATTGCATTAATGATTAGTTTGTATACACAATATGAAGAACAAATTGGACACTTTAATCATTTATTACAGTTACCTCGTCGTGCTAAATGGTTGATGAATATGGTATTTTTATCATGGCTTTCTGTAGGCATCAGTACATTCATTAGTTGTTTGCCATTGTGGTTATTAGTAGGTAGTACGTATAATCAATATATGATGTATTACCTTCTATTATCAACATTGTTTTCCCTGCCGTTCATCATTATTTTGTGGTTTGTTGCACTTAAAATGAACATGAGTTTATGTTTAGGTATGGGTATATTTTCAACTTTATTCTTAGTCTTATTTGGAGCAAATAGTTTGGGTGATACAATATGGACGTATATTCCTTTACTCTACGGAACGAGATATTTATATGTGATAGACCAGTCATATGAATTTTCACTTTTTATTTTAAGTATGTTCCTGTTAGTTAGCGGTTCACTGTTAGCCGCTGTTATTTATTGGTTCAATCGTTGGGAGGGCAGAACGATTAATGAGTAA
- a CDS encoding response regulator transcription factor, producing the protein MSKNILIAEDEEDMRHLINLHLKKQGYQIIQATDGQEAINKINTSVDLVLLDIMMPKRSGLEVCESIRQEVDCPIVFISAASDEMNRIKALSLGGDDFISKPFSLEELTLKIEAIFKMKERFLDSYEKEKRKRIFIDDLEVDLLSRKISYKMNPIPFTKKEYDLLVMLLSSPRQVFTKEQIYNHISGIEGIGDVQSVVEHVKNVRHKLADFGYKYDYLQTVWGIGYQWKNH; encoded by the coding sequence ATGAGTAAGAATATTTTAATTGCAGAAGATGAAGAAGATATGCGGCATTTAATTAACTTACATTTAAAAAAGCAGGGTTATCAAATCATTCAAGCAACAGATGGGCAAGAGGCAATTAACAAAATAAATACCTCCGTTGATCTTGTCCTTTTGGACATCATGATGCCAAAACGGAGCGGACTTGAAGTTTGCGAGAGTATTCGTCAGGAAGTGGATTGTCCAATCGTATTTATAAGTGCAGCGTCAGATGAAATGAATCGCATTAAAGCTTTGTCACTAGGTGGGGATGATTTTATTTCTAAGCCGTTCTCCTTAGAGGAATTAACCCTAAAAATAGAAGCTATTTTTAAGATGAAAGAACGTTTTCTGGATTCCTATGAAAAAGAAAAGAGAAAACGCATATTTATCGATGATTTAGAGGTTGATTTGTTATCGAGGAAAATTTCTTACAAGATGAATCCTATCCCATTCACAAAAAAAGAATATGACTTACTTGTTATGTTATTATCCTCTCCTAGACAAGTATTTACAAAGGAACAAATATATAATCATATCAGTGGAATCGAAGGTATTGGGGATGTACAATCTGTTGTGGAACATGTAAAAAATGTTCGACATAAATTAGCTGACTTCGGTTATAAATATGACTATTTACAAACTGTATGGGGGATTGGCTATCAGTGGAAAAATCATTAA
- a CDS encoding HAMP domain-containing sensor histidine kinase, whose protein sequence is MEKSLSKDIRKLYTKSIMWTVMMTFLTIIAFSTLIAYMMREITPANHAENTAIEASLEMRENTPRYMDENEFLEKQNTLQNNGVYLSEYSMDGTMISGPERLSSLFQGKSIPELINTTISSNGYYHKIFPISTDEEIEGIWVYSYQLKAMFSSEYYRYIILGLVFLMLLSPIIYFIIFSRYYINKLYQTIKTPLEELMTASHKISEKDLDFYLNYDSNNEIGQLTRSFRQMQGELKKSLYENWKKDSDWAVMMSSLSHDLKTPITLIGLSSETLANDKSMSEEQKMNVEIITRNIAKANSLLENMNVAGSIKNPTAVKEETTLFNLINEIEADFKPLMEDKSVNYSYQSTVDMNITVPHLKMNRILHNIFSNAVQYTPNGGEIIFTINQSDNHLLLALENSGEGIKKENWEKVFKKHYREDQSRPNLHGNSGLGLYITKQLIESINGTIVITHPKTLGGIRFEIMLPFKG, encoded by the coding sequence GTGGAAAAATCATTAAGCAAAGATATAAGAAAACTTTACACGAAAAGTATTATGTGGACGGTTATGATGACCTTCTTAACAATTATAGCCTTTAGTACTCTAATTGCGTACATGATGCGTGAAATTACTCCAGCCAACCATGCAGAAAATACTGCAATTGAAGCAAGTTTAGAGATGAGAGAAAATACTCCTAGATATATGGATGAGAACGAATTCTTAGAAAAACAAAATACGCTACAAAATAATGGTGTATATTTAAGTGAATATTCTATGGATGGAACAATGATTTCTGGTCCTGAAAGATTGAGCTCCCTTTTTCAAGGTAAGTCAATTCCGGAGCTTATTAATACAACTATTTCCAGCAATGGATATTATCATAAAATTTTTCCCATTAGTACGGATGAAGAAATAGAGGGAATATGGGTATATTCATATCAATTGAAAGCAATGTTTTCAAGTGAATACTATCGTTACATTATATTGGGATTAGTTTTCTTAATGCTTCTGTCTCCAATTATATATTTTATTATCTTTTCAAGGTACTATATCAACAAGCTATATCAAACAATTAAGACCCCGCTGGAAGAGTTGATGACAGCATCCCATAAAATTAGTGAAAAAGACCTTGATTTTTATTTAAACTACGACTCTAATAATGAAATTGGGCAGTTAACAAGATCCTTTAGACAAATGCAAGGAGAATTAAAAAAATCACTATATGAAAATTGGAAAAAGGATTCCGATTGGGCAGTAATGATGTCAAGTTTATCACATGATTTAAAAACACCTATTACACTTATTGGATTGAGTTCGGAAACACTGGCAAATGATAAATCAATGAGTGAAGAACAAAAAATGAACGTAGAAATAATTACCCGAAACATCGCTAAAGCAAATAGCTTATTAGAAAATATGAATGTTGCAGGAAGTATTAAAAATCCAACCGCTGTAAAGGAAGAAACAACGTTATTCAATTTAATCAATGAAATAGAAGCCGATTTTAAACCATTAATGGAGGACAAATCAGTTAATTATTCGTACCAATCAACAGTGGATATGAACATCACTGTCCCCCATTTAAAAATGAACAGGATACTGCACAATATTTTTTCTAATGCTGTCCAGTATACCCCTAATGGAGGGGAAATCATTTTTACAATAAATCAATCAGATAATCATCTTCTATTAGCATTAGAGAATTCAGGGGAAGGCATTAAAAAGGAAAACTGGGAAAAGGTGTTTAAAAAACATTACAGGGAGGATCAATCCAGACCAAACTTGCATGGGAATTCAGGTCTGGGTTTATATATCACAAAACAATTAATAGAGTCCATAAATGGAACAATAGTTATAACACACCCTAAAACATTAGGTGGCATTAGATTTGAAATCATGTTGCCTTTTAAAGGATAG
- a CDS encoding DinB family protein, protein MTNTDTALRDNIKFQFSISRQLLEYHLSSLSQDEYMWRSPNSGLYIQEADGNWYADLPESEAYEIGTPSIAWTLWHITFWWEMVFNHSFGDGTLTKEDINVNENVETVKSTINSLIERWEQILSNVTEEDLNSKHYSKFPFNNEVEFHKLASWLNLELMKNASEIGYVRFEYASSHR, encoded by the coding sequence ATGACCAATACTGATACAGCATTAAGGGATAATATTAAATTTCAATTTAGCATTTCAAGACAACTTCTCGAATACCATCTTTCATCATTAAGTCAGGATGAATATATGTGGCGTTCCCCTAATAGTGGACTATATATTCAAGAAGCAGATGGAAATTGGTATGCTGACTTACCTGAATCCGAAGCTTATGAGATTGGTACACCAAGTATTGCTTGGACATTGTGGCATATAACATTTTGGTGGGAAATGGTTTTTAATCATTCTTTTGGTGATGGTACGCTAACCAAAGAGGATATCAATGTTAATGAAAATGTAGAAACCGTCAAGTCAACGATCAACTCTCTGATAGAAAGATGGGAACAGATATTATCAAACGTAACAGAAGAAGATTTAAACAGTAAACATTACAGTAAGTTCCCCTTTAATAACGAGGTGGAATTTCATAAACTAGCCTCCTGGCTAAATCTCGAATTAATGAAAAATGCTTCTGAAATTGGTTATGTTAGATTTGAATATGCATCATCTCATAGATAG
- a CDS encoding MerR family transcriptional regulator, translated as MSNQDIFTIGELMQKSGVSIRTLRYYDSIDLLKPSDYTAGGHRLYSKENLSTLQKIKSLQFLGFSLKDIKTMLQNNVAEGAEILKSLNNQKQLFEAKKLEIINILTDLDHLIETIDNEKTININIFCAMIQKLIFEEDTKKWFEDHYSKDITDELFSINNSEEIDLGKKWTKILSSIKHVTFTGAIPSSKESQQIIESLMELMNETTKGNLDLITEKLPSTESFSFPNPFTEKEQEFLKEAMEIFRKDNAGFRF; from the coding sequence ATGTCGAATCAAGATATATTTACTATCGGAGAATTAATGCAAAAGTCCGGCGTCAGCATTAGAACGCTTCGATATTATGACAGTATAGACTTACTTAAACCAAGTGATTATACAGCGGGCGGGCATAGACTATATTCAAAAGAGAATTTATCTACCCTTCAAAAAATTAAATCCTTGCAGTTTCTCGGTTTTTCCCTAAAAGATATTAAAACCATGCTTCAAAATAACGTTGCTGAGGGAGCGGAAATATTGAAATCATTAAACAATCAAAAACAGCTATTTGAAGCGAAAAAACTTGAAATCATTAATATTTTAACTGATTTAGATCATCTTATTGAAACAATAGACAATGAGAAAACCATCAATATCAACATATTTTGTGCGATGATACAAAAATTAATTTTTGAAGAAGATACAAAAAAATGGTTTGAAGATCATTATTCTAAAGATATAACGGATGAATTATTTAGTATAAATAATTCCGAAGAAATTGATTTAGGTAAAAAATGGACAAAAATTTTATCTAGTATCAAACATGTAACGTTTACCGGAGCTATACCGTCTTCCAAGGAATCACAACAAATAATCGAATCATTAATGGAACTTATGAATGAAACTACGAAAGGAAATTTGGATTTAATTACAGAAAAACTACCATCCACAGAGTCCTTTTCATTCCCTAATCCTTTTACAGAAAAGGAACAAGAGTTTTTAAAAGAGGCTATGGAAATCTTTCGAAAAGATAACGCTGGGTTTAGGTTTTAA
- a CDS encoding DUF4870 domain-containing protein — MKRESMLNRGLASLIHLFSLLLTFILPILVYLGTKNRNTYFADHAKEGMNLHFTFFPILLILNLLHMRPAFTYSLLTLETILILIAAMYALRGKKFSYPVIRYFKV, encoded by the coding sequence ATGAAAAGAGAGAGTATGTTAAATAGGGGATTGGCAAGCTTAATACACCTATTCTCGTTATTGCTTACTTTTATCTTACCTATATTGGTATACTTGGGGACTAAGAATAGAAATACATATTTTGCAGATCACGCAAAAGAAGGGATGAATCTTCACTTTACTTTTTTCCCAATTCTTTTGATCTTAAATTTACTGCATATGAGACCTGCTTTTACGTATAGTCTTCTAACCCTTGAAACAATATTGATATTAATTGCAGCAATGTATGCCCTAAGGGGAAAAAAGTTTTCTTACCCTGTTATACGTTATTTTAAAGTCTAA